In Aedes albopictus strain Foshan chromosome 3, AalbF5, whole genome shotgun sequence, the following are encoded in one genomic region:
- the LOC109426407 gene encoding probable cytochrome P450 9f2, translating to MVEVDLYAAVAIGAIVLLLYHYAAKKYEYFLTKPIPALKPTMFLGNTGPMMFRRRDVSSHVKMIYKTYEDFKVVGFYDLMKPIYMLRDPEVIKQIAVKDFDYFMDHTPTMTNSNPEDEVGGESLFGNSLFALRGQKWRDMRATLSPAFTGSKMRHMFELVADCAKSMSDFFKAEATAGKTLEYEMKDTFSRFGNDVIATVAFGIKVDSLRDRENEFYMKGKAMLNFQSLTVLVKVLLLRAFPTLGRKLGLDFVDSTLTEYFKQMIVDNIKQRDAHGIMRNDMIQMLMEVRKGSLRHHKEEKETKDAGFATVEESSVGKTTINRVWTENELISQCFLFFVAGFDTVSTCMTFLTYELMLNPKIQHRLYEEVMETEKSLNGKPLTYEVLQRMEYMDMVVSEALRKWPPAVISDRYCVKNYMYDDGNGTKFLVEKGQTMWIPTIAIHNDPKYYENPEKFDPERFNEENRSKIDAGAYLPFGVGPRNCIGSRLALMEVKVIIYNVLRDFSLEPSEKTEVPLKMSKNFFVLQAENGVWLELKPRKN from the exons ATGGTTGAGGTGGATCTGTATGCTGCTGTGGCCATCGGCGCCATAGTCCTGCTGTTGTATCACTATGCAGCGAAGAAGTACGAATACTTCCTGACGAAACCGATTCCGGCCTTGAAGCCGACGATGTTTCTCGGGAATACCGGTCCGATGATGTTCCGCCGACGGGACGTGAGTTCACACGTGAAGATGATCTACAAAACGTACGAGGATTTCAA GGTGGTCGGTTTCTACGATCTGATGAAGCCGATCTACATGCTTCGCGATCCGGAAGTGATCAAGCAAATCGCAGTTAAAGACTTTGACTATTTCATGGACCACACGCCGACCATGACGAACAGCAACCCAGAGGATGAGGTCGGAGGGGAAAGTCTGTTCGGAAACTCACTGTTCGCGCTGCGTGGACAGAAGTGGAGGGACATGCGGGCGACTTTGAGTCCGGCCTTCACTGGAAGTAAGATGCGACACATGTTCGAGCTGGTGGCAGACTGTGCCAAGTCAATGTCGGACTTTTTCAAGGCGGAGGCCACTGCAGGGAAGACGCTGGAATACGAAATGAAGGATACGTTCTCGAGATTCGGGAACGACGTGATCGCTACGGTGGCATTCGGGATCAAGGTGGATTCGTTGCGTGATCGTGAAAATGAGTTTTACATGAAGGGCAAAGCAATGCTGAACTTCCAATCGCTTACAGTTCTGGTTAAAGTTTTACTGTTGCGCGCTTTCCCAACTTTGGGAAGGAAACTTGGATTGGACTTTGTGGACTCCACGTTGACGGAGTACTTCAAGCAGATGATCgtggataacataaaacagagAGATGCCCATGGAATAATGCGGAACGATATGATCCAGATGCTGATGGAGGTTCGGAAGGGTTCTTTGAGACATCATAAGGAAGAAAAGGAAACGAAGGATGCTGGATTTGCCACGGTTGAGGAGTCAAGCGTTGGAAAAACGACTATCAACCGCGTATGGACAGAGAACGAATTGATATCGCAGTGTTTCCTGTTCTTCGTGGCAGGATTCGATACGGTGTCTACCTGTATGACATTCCTAACATACGAGCTGATGCTCAACCCGAAAATTCAACATCGTTTGTACGAAGAAGTGATGGAAACAGAAAAGTCACTGAACGGAAAGCCATTGACCTATGAAGTGCTGCAGAGGATGGAATACATGGACATGGTCGTATCGGAAGCTCTGCGGAAGTGGCCACCAGCCGTGATCTCCGATCGGTACTGTGTGAAGAACTACATGTATGATGATGGAAATGGTACAAAATTCCTTGTGGAGAAAGGACAAACAATGTGGATCCCAACGATCGCAATTCACAACGATCCCAAGTACTACGAAAACCCGGAAAAGTTCGACCCGGAACGTTTTAATGAAGAGAACCGTTCGAAGATCGATGCCGGAGCTTATTTACCATTCGGCGTGGGTCCTCGGAACTGTATTGGCTCTCGGCTGGCTCTGATGGAGGTGAAAGTGATCATCTATAACGTACTAAGAGATTTCAGCTTGGAACCGAGCGAGAAAACAGAAGTACCATTGAAAATGTCCAAAAACTTCTTCGTATTGCAGGCGGAGAACGGTGTCTGGCTTGAATTGAAACCCAGGAAGAACTAA
- the LOC109426408 gene encoding probable cytochrome P450 9f2 produces the protein MPQVDLFTAAAIVAVVVLLYHYVAKKYEYFLTKPVPCVKPTFLLGSSGPTMFRKADVVSHFKKIYDAFPDASVAGFYDLLTPMFLLRDPEMIKKIGVKDFDFFMDHSPLSPDQVSDGEKSYDPDTLFANSLFALRGQKWRDMRSTLSPAFTGSKMRHMFELVDECGKSLIEFFKAEAAAGRPMEYEMKEVFSKVGNDVIGTVAFGIKVDSLRDPENEFYMKGKKMLNFQSLATFARFLLIRFAPRLMRWLKSDILDGDSASYFKRMIVDNMKQREVHGILRNDMIQMLMDVRKGTLKHQKDEKDTKDAGFATVEESQVGKSSHSRVWTETELIAQCFLFFLAGFDTVSTCMTFLMYELMVNPDIQKRLHEEILETDKSLNGKALNYEVLQQMEYMDMVVSETLRKWPPGVISDRYCNKNYLYDDGRGTRFLIEKGQVVMIPAYCVHHDPRNYSDPDRFDPERFNEANRAQINTGIYIPFGVGPRNCIGSRLALMEVKCMVYHLLKHFEVVPTEKTQIPVRIARDSFALHPEKGVWVELKLRNSKDS, from the exons ATGCCGCAAGTGGATCTGTTCACGGCTGCGGCCATCGTTGCCGTAGTCGTCCTACTCTACCATTACGTTGCGAAAAAATACGAATACTTTCTGACGAAGCCGGTACCGTGCGTCAAGCCGACCTTCCTGCTGGGAAGCAGCGGTCCTACCATGTTCCGCAAGGCCGATGTGGTCTCGCACTTCAAGAAGATCTACGACGCCTTCCCGGACGCATC GGTGGCCGGATTCTACGACTTGCTGACGCCGATGTTCCTGCTGCGCGATCCGGAGATGATCAAGAAGATAGGCGTCAAGGACTTTGACTTCTTCATGGACCATTCGCCGCTCAGCCCGGATCAGGTGTCGGACGGGGAGAAGAGCTACGACCCGGACACCTTGTTTGCGAACTCGCTGTTTGCCCTGCGTGGGCAGAAGTGGCGCGATATGCGATCGACGCTGAGTCCGGCCTTCACCGGGAGCAAGATGCGCCACATGTTCGAACTGGTGGACGAATGCGGAAAATCGCTGATCGAGTTTTTCAAGGCGGAAGCTGCGGCCGGAAGGCCGATGGAGTACGAGATGAAGGAGGTGTTTTCCAAGGTCGGGAACGACGTGATCGGAACGGTGGCGTTCGGGATCAAGGTGGACTCGCTACGCGACCCGGAGAATGAATTCTACATGAAGGGGAAGAAGATGTTGAACTTCCAGTCGTTGGCTACGTTTGCGAGGTTCCTGTTGATTCGGTTTGCTCCTCGATTGATGCGATGGTTGAAGTCGGACATTCTGGACGGCGATTCGGCTTCGTATTTCAAGCGGATGATCGTGGACAATATGAAGCAGCGGGAAGTTCACGGGATTCTGCGGAATGACATGATACAGATGCTGATGGATGTTCGCAAGGGTACGCTGAAGCACCAGAAAGACGAGAAGGACACCAAAGATGCAGGATTTGCGACGGTGGAGGAGTCACAAGTAGGAAAGTCATCTCACTCAAGGGTATGGACGGAAACCGAGCTGATCGCGCAGTGTTTCCTATTCTTTTTGGCAGGGTTCGACACGGTATCGACCTGCATGACTTTCCTGATGTACGAGCTGATGGTCAACCCGGACATTCAGAAGCGTCTCcacgaggaaattctggaaacgGACAAATCGCTCAACGGGAAGGCCTTGAACTATGAAGTATTGCAACAGATGGAGTACATGGATATGGTCGTATCGGAAACTCTGCGGAAGTGgcctcctggagtaatctccgatCGGTACTGTAACAAAAACTACCTCTATGACGATGGACGTGGAACGCGGTTCCTAATCGAGAAGGGTCAAGTGGTAATGATACCTGCCTACTGTGTCCACCACGATCCGCGCAACTATTCGGATCCGGATCGATTCGACCCTGAGCGGTTCAACGAAGCTAATCGAGCGCAGATCAATACGGGAATCTACATACCGTTTGGAGTCGGTCCTCGCAACTGCATCGGATCTCGTTTAGCACTGATGGAAGTGAAGTGTATGGTTTACCACCTGTTGAAGCACTTTGAGGTGGTTCCAACGGAGAAGACCCAAATCCCAGTGCGCATAGCTCGCGACTCGTTCGCCTTGCATCCGGAGAAGGGTGTTTGGGTTGAGCTCAAACTGAGAAATTCCAAAGATTCCTAA